A single window of Vallitalea okinawensis DNA harbors:
- a CDS encoding O-antigen ligase family protein, translating into MIIRINKNKRKYAIIKAAFALFLFSSTVFWEENSLDLLLASGIVIIALTVITIINGKIYSNAIINCRVIWWIVANFIVFEIYGLIFLRAGSFNWDFVGFNGVLLVCISIMCLSIPSTEELVNIIATSCKIGIFATAIYIYANTINFSNISFGTRFGDALSGNVNTVATCFAMMYLPVIYTVAIKKKRDIFGIICCLVALVCMLMTGSKKGMLVILISFIMIMFLYKKPLKYFIFPIIIIVGIYAVFNVPELYNTVGYRIVDMLASFGIGTAVTAAQSTSIRKDLIVMGLKSFWNSPIFGGGMNYFQFINNARYYSHNNFVEILNGFGVIGLALFYGISLKSLRFFCGQRKRVYQDKESIYIFCITMIVMKLTLDMAMVSFSSLGIYYLPFLFPAMIMYKERRLKQERGKASN; encoded by the coding sequence ATGATTATTCGTATAAATAAAAATAAAAGAAAATATGCAATAATTAAGGCGGCGTTTGCGCTATTTCTTTTTTCCTCGACGGTTTTTTGGGAAGAGAATAGCCTGGATTTATTATTGGCTTCAGGGATAGTAATAATAGCATTAACAGTGATAACTATTATAAATGGGAAAATATATTCAAATGCTATAATTAATTGCAGAGTGATTTGGTGGATTGTAGCTAATTTTATAGTATTTGAAATATATGGGCTAATATTTTTGCGAGCAGGATCATTTAATTGGGATTTTGTTGGATTTAATGGTGTTTTGCTAGTGTGCATATCAATAATGTGTTTGTCTATACCATCAACAGAAGAACTTGTTAATATAATAGCAACGTCGTGTAAAATTGGCATTTTTGCAACTGCTATATATATATATGCTAATACTATTAATTTTAGTAATATTTCATTTGGAACGAGATTTGGGGATGCACTTAGTGGTAATGTAAATACAGTTGCAACGTGTTTCGCAATGATGTATCTACCCGTTATTTATACAGTGGCGATAAAGAAAAAAAGGGATATTTTTGGAATTATATGTTGTTTAGTGGCATTGGTCTGTATGTTGATGACGGGATCAAAAAAAGGCATGTTGGTCATATTAATATCATTTATTATGATTATGTTTCTGTACAAGAAACCGTTAAAGTACTTTATCTTTCCAATTATCATTATAGTTGGAATCTATGCTGTTTTTAATGTACCAGAACTCTATAACACGGTTGGTTATAGGATTGTGGATATGCTAGCATCGTTTGGAATTGGAACAGCAGTAACAGCAGCTCAATCAACATCAATTAGGAAAGACTTAATTGTTATGGGATTAAAATCATTTTGGAACAGCCCTATATTCGGTGGCGGTATGAATTATTTTCAATTTATCAACAATGCAAGATATTATTCCCATAATAATTTCGTTGAGATTTTAAACGGTTTTGGGGTAATTGGATTGGCTTTATTTTACGGAATATCATTGAAGTCACTAAGATTTTTTTGTGGGCAGCGTAAACGAGTATATCAAGACAAAGAATCAATATATATTTTTTGTATTACTATGATTGTGATGAAATTAACACTTGATATGGCTATGGTTTCTTTTTCAAGTTTAGGAATTTATTATTTACCGTTTTTGTTTCCCGCAATGATAATGTACAAAGAGAGGAGACTGAAACAAGAACGGGGAAAGGCATCAAATTAA
- a CDS encoding glycosyltransferase family 4 protein — protein sequence MRVLVTTADYPDNNGKVTLMYIHTRNIYYLEHGIDVTVLSFRAIEDYVIEGIKVIGLESYKKYKEDYDVLILHATNIRNHFIFLKLYGNHFRKFIFFYHGHEVLRCNMVYSKPYSYVRKSKIKAFVQNVYDSFKLSVWRYYLPSIEEKSYFVFVSNWMKEEFLKWTKIEPEVLNGRSSITYNSIGKDFENLVFMPKGEKKYDFVTIRSNIDGSKYSIDVVNQIAKNTPEKKFLVIGKGKFFSHYEKAANLDWENKTLSHKEIVDILQASRFALMPTRTDAQGLMMCEMAAFGIPLITSDIPVCHEIFGAFDNVYYINNDDDNNSLSDFTPDKSRCIKHKKYYKDNTVQDEVRLIERVMKS from the coding sequence ATGAGAGTTCTTGTGACAACAGCAGATTATCCAGATAACAATGGAAAGGTAACCTTGATGTATATACATACGCGTAATATATATTATTTAGAACATGGAATTGATGTTACAGTGCTTAGTTTTCGAGCTATTGAGGACTATGTTATTGAAGGAATAAAAGTAATTGGTTTGGAATCTTACAAAAAATACAAGGAGGATTATGATGTTTTAATACTGCACGCTACTAATATACGTAATCACTTCATATTTTTGAAATTATACGGAAATCATTTTAGGAAATTTATATTTTTCTATCATGGACATGAAGTGTTGCGATGTAATATGGTTTACTCAAAACCATATAGTTATGTTAGAAAAAGTAAAATTAAAGCATTTGTGCAAAACGTATATGATTCCTTTAAATTGAGTGTGTGGAGATATTATCTTCCATCTATTGAAGAAAAATCATATTTTGTTTTTGTGAGTAATTGGATGAAAGAAGAGTTTTTAAAGTGGACTAAAATTGAACCTGAGGTTTTAAATGGACGTAGCTCAATTACTTATAACAGTATTGGTAAAGATTTTGAAAATCTTGTTTTCATGCCAAAAGGAGAAAAGAAATATGATTTTGTGACAATAAGAAGTAATATTGATGGATCAAAATATTCAATTGATGTTGTAAACCAGATAGCTAAAAATACACCTGAGAAAAAATTCCTTGTTATAGGGAAAGGTAAATTTTTTAGTCATTATGAAAAAGCAGCAAATTTAGATTGGGAAAACAAGACATTGAGTCATAAAGAAATTGTTGACATCCTACAAGCATCAAGATTCGCATTGATGCCTACAAGAACAGATGCACAAGGATTAATGATGTGTGAAATGGCTGCTTTTGGAATTCCATTAATTACTTCTGATATACCTGTATGTCATGAAATATTTGGAGCATTTGATAACGTATATTATATCAATAATGATGATGATAACAATTCTCTTTCTGATTTCACGCCAGACAAAAGCAGATGCATTAAGCACAAGAAATACTATAAGGATAATACAGTTCAAGATGAGGTTAGATTAATAGAAAGGGTCATGAAGTCATGA
- a CDS encoding sugar transferase, which translates to MILKKWDDLPEDMKNEKVKKYYEVLYKKRFNLFTKRIFDIVVAIFTFFVLSPAFIIISIAIKLDSKGPIMFRQIRVTQYGKEFRIFKFRTMVNNADKIGTQVTTKNDNRITKTGTILRKFRLDEFPQLFNIISGDMSFVGTRPEVSKYVERYTDVMIATLLLPAGVTSEASIQYKNEELLLSNSDNIDETYLKEVLPEKMKYNLTSIEEFSFWGEVMTMIRTVIAVIKRDNKNTFEKVTVNKSEVNM; encoded by the coding sequence ATGATATTAAAAAAATGGGACGATTTACCCGAAGATATGAAAAATGAAAAGGTTAAAAAGTATTATGAGGTTTTATATAAAAAACGCTTCAACTTATTTACTAAACGTATATTTGATATAGTAGTGGCTATTTTTACTTTTTTTGTTCTTTCCCCTGCATTTATTATTATTAGTATTGCTATCAAATTAGACTCAAAAGGACCGATCATGTTTCGTCAAATTAGAGTAACACAATACGGGAAAGAATTTAGGATATTTAAGTTCAGAACTATGGTAAATAATGCTGACAAGATTGGCACACAGGTAACTACAAAAAATGATAATAGGATCACTAAGACTGGAACAATCTTAAGGAAATTTAGACTGGATGAATTCCCACAATTATTTAACATTATCTCTGGTGATATGAGTTTTGTAGGGACAAGACCAGAAGTTTCTAAATATGTTGAGAGATATACAGATGTGATGATAGCCACGCTACTTTTACCGGCTGGAGTGACTTCAGAGGCGAGCATCCAATATAAAAATGAAGAACTGCTATTGTCTAATTCTGATAATATTGATGAAACCTATTTAAAAGAAGTGCTACCTGAGAAGATGAAATATAACTTAACAAGTATAGAAGAATTTAGTTTTTGGGGAGAAGTTATGACAATGATTAGGACTGTGATAGCTGTTATTAAGAGGGACAATAAAAATACTTTTGAAAAAGTAACTGTAAATAAAAGTGAGGTAAATATGTAA
- the loaP gene encoding antiterminator LoaP has protein sequence MWGNEDLKAWYALFVLGGQEEKVKKSLDAEYGNEMEVIIPTRQLRERKAGQWYQVKRKLFPGYVLIKSKMTVETYYQIKDTPGLIKLLRDEEEPLKIQDEELEVLNILIKNREGNIGISILFKENDQVKVVDGPLVGLEGLIKDINKRKGRAKVKLQFLGEERVIDLGIELVDKI, from the coding sequence ATGTGGGGTAATGAAGATTTGAAGGCTTGGTACGCTCTGTTTGTATTAGGGGGACAAGAAGAGAAGGTAAAAAAAAGTCTTGATGCGGAATATGGTAATGAAATGGAAGTAATCATTCCAACAAGGCAACTTAGAGAAAGAAAAGCAGGACAATGGTATCAAGTTAAAAGAAAGTTGTTTCCAGGTTATGTACTTATAAAGAGCAAGATGACTGTTGAAACGTACTATCAGATAAAAGATACACCTGGCTTAATTAAACTACTTAGAGATGAAGAGGAACCACTTAAGATTCAAGATGAAGAATTAGAAGTACTCAATATACTTATTAAAAATAGAGAAGGGAACATAGGGATCTCTATTCTATTCAAGGAAAATGACCAGGTGAAAGTGGTAGATGGCCCACTGGTTGGGTTAGAAGGCTTGATCAAAGACATAAACAAAAGAAAAGGTAGAGCTAAAGTAAAGTTACAGTTTTTAGGTGAAGAAAGAGTTATTGATTTAGGAATTGAATTGGTAGACAAAATCTAA
- a CDS encoding VanZ family protein, with product MLKSKKCVLFYISLFITVGIAVLIFILSSKPAEVSNSQSLWVTEKLLFWFDEEDISKYNSLIRTYAHAFIYSIFELSLIFLLRVINWGTKRIFKVSILIVAFYAIFDELHQNFVEGRSTQLYDVAVDMTGALIAFGVFWLIYMIANSRKSDNL from the coding sequence ATGTTAAAAAGTAAAAAATGTGTACTTTTTTATATTAGTTTATTTATTACTGTAGGAATTGCAGTACTGATTTTCATATTATCATCAAAACCGGCAGAAGTTTCTAATAGCCAGTCTTTATGGGTGACTGAAAAATTACTATTTTGGTTTGATGAAGAAGATATATCAAAATACAACAGCTTAATTAGAACCTATGCCCATGCTTTTATATACTCTATTTTTGAGCTATCATTAATTTTTTTATTAAGAGTAATTAATTGGGGAACAAAAAGGATATTTAAAGTTTCTATATTAATAGTGGCTTTTTATGCTATATTTGACGAGTTACACCAAAATTTCGTAGAGGGAAGAAGTACACAGTTATACGATGTAGCGGTCGATATGACAGGAGCTCTCATTGCATTTGGAGTATTTTGGTTAATATATATGATAGCAAATAGTAGAAAGAGTGATAATTTATAA
- a CDS encoding glycosyltransferase family 2 protein, translating to MEDLISIITPTYNCGKFISETIESVLNQSYQNWEMIILDDCSTDNTKEVVAKYSKVDSRIKYYLFESNSGAARARTKAMELAKGKYNAFLDSDDLWTEDKLERQLYFMKKNNYAFTCTAYEQIDEIGNLLNKKIQTKIKTDYNGVLLSCPIGNSTVMYDVERLGKFTVPNIRKRNDDALWLQILKKEKHIYGMSEVLMRYRVRTNSISSNKIGLIKYHWQLYREIEHLSIIRSTFHICYWVFLKIFKIK from the coding sequence ATGGAAGATTTAATTTCAATAATAACACCAACATATAATTGTGGTAAATTTATTAGTGAAACAATAGAATCCGTACTTAATCAGTCATATCAGAATTGGGAAATGATTATTCTTGATGATTGCTCTACCGATAACACAAAAGAAGTTGTAGCTAAATATTCCAAAGTAGATAGTCGAATTAAATACTATCTGTTTGAATCGAACTCAGGAGCTGCAAGAGCAAGAACAAAAGCTATGGAGTTGGCAAAAGGTAAATATAATGCTTTCTTGGATAGTGATGATTTATGGACTGAGGATAAGTTAGAACGACAGTTATATTTCATGAAAAAGAACAATTATGCATTCACATGTACTGCTTATGAACAGATTGATGAGATAGGAAACCTTTTAAATAAAAAGATTCAGACAAAAATAAAAACCGACTATAATGGAGTTTTGTTAAGTTGTCCTATAGGTAATTCGACTGTTATGTATGATGTTGAGAGACTAGGAAAATTTACTGTTCCTAATATACGAAAACGAAATGATGATGCTTTATGGTTACAGATACTTAAGAAAGAAAAGCATATTTACGGAATGTCAGAAGTTTTGATGAGGTATAGAGTTAGAACAAATTCTATATCGAGTAATAAAATAGGATTAATTAAGTATCATTGGCAATTATACAGAGAGATCGAACATCTGTCAATTATTCGCTCAACATTTCATATATGTTACTGGGTGTTCTTAAAAATATTTAAGATAAAGTAG
- a CDS encoding DegT/DnrJ/EryC1/StrS family aminotransferase encodes MKIPFSPPDISEAEIAEVVDTLKSGWITTGPKTKLLEKKIAEYTNTSKAVCLNSATAAMEMTLRLLGVGPGDEVITSAYTYSASASIIHHVGAKIVLVDTVKDSFQMDYEKLGQAITEKTKAIIPVDIAGLMCDYDKVFEVVNSKKELFTPSNDLQKAFDRVIVLADAAHSFGATFKGKQSGEVADFTCFSFHAVKNLTTAEGGAVTWRDIPGFDNEEIYKEFMLLSLHGQSKDALAKTKLGAWEYDIVYPAYKCNMTDLMASLGLVQLQRYPEILKRRKEIIEMYDKALEGSGIVSLKHFDDESSSSGHLYLVRLTGKDEEYRNDVIVKMAEKGIATNVHYKPLPMHTAYKNFGFDIKDYPNVFDMYKNEITLPLHTLLTNEEVEYVTSGLKEILRKNRNVSLEVTVTSDAE; translated from the coding sequence ATGAAAATACCATTTTCTCCTCCAGATATTTCAGAAGCAGAAATAGCTGAGGTTGTAGATACTTTAAAGTCTGGCTGGATTACAACTGGACCTAAAACGAAATTATTGGAAAAGAAAATTGCTGAATATACAAATACTTCAAAAGCAGTATGTCTTAACTCAGCTACTGCGGCTATGGAGATGACACTTAGATTGTTAGGTGTAGGTCCAGGAGATGAGGTTATCACTTCAGCTTATACCTATTCAGCCTCTGCAAGTATTATCCATCATGTTGGAGCGAAAATTGTACTTGTGGATACGGTTAAAGACTCCTTTCAAATGGATTATGAAAAGTTGGGTCAAGCCATTACAGAGAAAACAAAAGCAATTATTCCTGTAGATATAGCAGGGCTAATGTGTGACTATGATAAGGTATTCGAAGTAGTTAACAGCAAAAAAGAACTGTTCACTCCATCAAATGATTTACAAAAGGCATTTGATAGAGTGATTGTATTAGCTGATGCAGCCCATTCATTTGGCGCTACTTTTAAAGGAAAACAGAGCGGAGAAGTTGCAGATTTCACATGCTTCTCATTCCATGCAGTAAAGAATTTAACTACTGCTGAGGGTGGAGCAGTTACTTGGAGAGATATTCCTGGTTTTGATAATGAAGAGATATATAAAGAATTTATGTTACTATCCCTTCATGGCCAGTCAAAGGATGCATTAGCCAAGACAAAGCTAGGGGCATGGGAATATGATATTGTTTATCCGGCTTATAAGTGTAATATGACAGATCTAATGGCATCTCTGGGATTAGTGCAATTACAGAGATATCCTGAGATATTGAAAAGAAGAAAAGAAATTATCGAAATGTATGATAAAGCTTTAGAAGGTAGTGGTATTGTAAGCTTAAAACATTTTGATGATGAGTCATCATCAAGTGGACATTTATATTTAGTTAGATTAACTGGAAAAGATGAAGAGTATAGAAATGATGTAATTGTAAAAATGGCTGAGAAGGGAATTGCAACTAATGTTCATTACAAGCCGTTACCTATGCATACAGCATATAAGAATTTTGGATTTGATATAAAAGATTATCCGAATGTATTTGATATGTATAAGAATGAGATTACATTACCACTTCATACTTTGCTTACGAATGAGGAAGTTGAGTATGTGACTAGTGGTTTAAAAGAAATTCTTAGAAAAAATAGAAATGTTAGTTTAGAAGTAACTGTTACTTCAGATGCAGAGTAA
- a CDS encoding nucleoside-diphosphate sugar epimerase/dehydratase, whose protein sequence is MKLKRIYKTLVIVSMDILSILVAYIAGLIFSTQVAELSENSIQRYMFYILVVILIQLVILSLFKLYSSFWHMAGVHEFIKGFIGCVTGWLLTLIPYFLLNLDQSFKTILLGGIFTLVLVLGFRCFLRIYRRIIKAYNLNTKVNMQRTLIIGAGAGGVLLLRELNKSDKTDFKPVAFIDDDPMKLGKYIYGLRVEGTRNDMIKVIEGKKIDVVIVAIPSLGGLVKKQIIEYCQKNGVKIKMMPSIDEIISDRFSINQVRDVDVKDLLGREPVKLDHEEIEEYLTNKCVLVTGGGGSIGSELCRQIARFKPKNLIILDIYENNAYDIQNELKGLYPDLDLKVLIASVRDKRRLDKIFNAYSPEVVFHAAAHKHVPLMEDSPAEAIKNNVMGTLNTAEIADKYKVEKFILISTDKAVNPTNIMGASKRMCEMIIQAINLKSNTEFAAVRFGNVLGSNGSVIPLFKRQIKHGGPVTVTHEEITRYFMLIPEAAQLVLQAAAYANGGEIFVLNMGSPVKIYDLACQLIRLSGLEPHKDIEVKVTGLRPGEKLYEELLMDEEGLKETKHKKIFIGRPSRFDLDTLKGQIEYLLHIAEHEESMIFDKVEELVPTYIRKNTELVAVTVE, encoded by the coding sequence ATGAAGTTAAAAAGAATCTATAAAACGCTGGTAATAGTAAGCATGGATATCCTATCCATTCTAGTAGCTTATATTGCCGGTTTAATTTTCAGTACTCAAGTAGCGGAGTTAAGTGAAAATAGTATTCAGCGATATATGTTTTATATCTTGGTAGTTATTCTAATTCAGTTAGTCATTTTAAGCCTATTCAAGTTGTACAGCAGCTTTTGGCATATGGCAGGAGTCCATGAGTTTATCAAAGGGTTCATTGGCTGTGTAACGGGCTGGCTTCTTACTCTAATTCCATATTTCCTACTTAATTTAGATCAATCCTTCAAAACCATACTATTAGGGGGTATATTTACTCTAGTGTTAGTGTTAGGTTTTAGATGCTTTTTGAGAATTTATCGACGTATTATTAAAGCTTATAATCTTAATACTAAAGTAAATATGCAACGCACTTTAATCATTGGTGCAGGAGCAGGCGGTGTTCTTTTATTGAGGGAACTTAATAAGAGTGACAAAACAGATTTTAAACCAGTAGCTTTTATTGATGATGACCCTATGAAGTTAGGTAAGTACATATATGGCCTTCGCGTAGAAGGAACACGTAATGATATGATCAAAGTTATAGAAGGTAAAAAAATTGATGTTGTCATTGTAGCGATTCCCAGTTTAGGTGGACTAGTTAAAAAACAGATAATTGAGTATTGTCAAAAAAACGGTGTTAAAATTAAAATGATGCCAAGTATTGATGAGATTATATCTGATCGCTTTAGTATCAATCAAGTAAGAGATGTTGATGTAAAAGATTTGTTAGGCCGTGAACCTGTTAAACTTGACCACGAAGAGATAGAAGAATACCTGACAAATAAATGTGTATTAGTAACAGGTGGCGGTGGTTCTATTGGTTCTGAATTATGTCGACAGATTGCAAGGTTTAAACCTAAAAATCTCATAATTTTGGACATCTATGAAAATAACGCATACGATATACAGAATGAATTAAAGGGTCTCTACCCGGACTTAGATTTAAAAGTATTAATAGCTTCAGTAAGGGATAAAAGAAGATTAGATAAAATTTTTAATGCTTATTCACCAGAAGTTGTTTTCCACGCAGCAGCACATAAGCATGTGCCATTAATGGAGGACAGTCCAGCAGAGGCTATCAAAAACAATGTTATGGGTACGTTAAATACAGCTGAAATAGCTGATAAATATAAAGTAGAGAAGTTTATTCTAATATCTACAGATAAAGCTGTTAATCCAACCAATATCATGGGCGCATCTAAGCGAATGTGTGAAATGATCATACAAGCTATCAATCTAAAGAGTAATACAGAATTTGCGGCAGTTCGATTTGGTAATGTTTTAGGAAGTAATGGTTCTGTTATTCCATTGTTTAAGAGACAGATTAAGCATGGAGGACCAGTAACAGTTACTCATGAGGAAATTACAAGGTACTTTATGCTGATTCCAGAGGCAGCTCAACTTGTATTACAAGCGGCAGCTTATGCAAACGGTGGCGAAATCTTTGTCCTCAATATGGGCAGCCCTGTTAAGATCTATGATTTAGCCTGTCAGCTAATTAGATTATCTGGACTAGAGCCTCATAAAGATATCGAAGTCAAAGTCACTGGTTTAAGACCAGGTGAAAAACTGTATGAAGAACTTCTTATGGATGAAGAAGGTTTAAAAGAAACAAAACATAAAAAAATCTTCATTGGTCGACCATCCCGTTTTGATCTGGATACACTAAAAGGTCAAATAGAGTATTTATTACATATAGCTGAACACGAAGAGAGTATGATTTTCGATAAGGTAGAAGAATTAGTACCAACATACATTAGAAAAAATACTGAGCTAGTGGCAGTAACAGTTGAATAA
- the pepF gene encoding oligoendopeptidase F, translating to MMSSKKRSSILALAMLLVFLFSQVMVYAEDSLITRSEAEEKYKWNLTEFYDTRELFEADMTKLTEDYLPKLAEFKGKLNTVDNLLAYIELDIEASKIIEKGYVFANLSLDLNQSDSNASEMASIAGSAYSEYLQAVSFVEPELLSLDEATLATVLSDPKLAEYKLYLEQIIMQKEHILSEEEEAILSGLSEVLGAPRSIFDKVLYGDYEYPVIKDADGNDLVLSPGVYYNILDTSTDRDLRERAYLARYESYADYNNALSQIYITEVKSNVATAKIKKYDSAIDAALSSEFVPKSVYDNLVSAVNDNLEPLHKYYQMKKDALGYEELHGYDTSIPLVNDYNMVLPYDDGVEIIGKGLDPLGEQYVKDFYNGINSRWVDVYEDENKYTGGYQWGTYGMHPFILMNYDNTLDSTLTLAHEMGHAMNTKYSNEAQNYLNANYPIFTAEVASTVNEFLVMDYLIKNAKDDDEKLFLLNKQIENIRGSIYVQVMFSEFEKTIHEMVEAGEPVSSDTLNSLWVELLGKYFGDAYTVDEAAQVGWSRIPHFYMNFYVYKYATSMAAAYKIVNDIVAEEDGAVDNYLEFLAAGGSDYPIEVLKATGVDMNSSEPVDAVLVYFGELVDEMDLLLKKVSEEEKAETKAAVETADTTTYVVQGDDVLWQIAEQFSTTWEEISQLNSLEDPNMIFPGMALVVPAR from the coding sequence ATGATGTCAAGTAAAAAAAGAAGTTCAATTTTAGCCCTAGCCATGTTATTAGTGTTCTTATTCAGTCAAGTAATGGTTTATGCAGAGGATTCATTAATAACACGCTCCGAAGCAGAAGAGAAGTATAAATGGAATTTAACAGAGTTCTATGATACAAGAGAATTGTTTGAAGCAGATATGACAAAGTTAACAGAAGATTATCTACCTAAATTAGCTGAGTTCAAAGGAAAATTGAACACAGTAGATAATCTATTAGCTTATATAGAGTTAGATATTGAAGCATCTAAAATTATTGAAAAAGGTTATGTATTTGCTAATTTGTCATTAGATCTTAATCAATCAGATAGCAATGCGTCTGAGATGGCAAGTATCGCTGGAAGTGCATATAGTGAGTATTTACAAGCTGTATCCTTTGTTGAGCCAGAGTTACTATCATTAGATGAAGCGACTTTAGCTACAGTATTGAGTGATCCTAAATTAGCAGAATACAAATTATATTTAGAGCAAATCATTATGCAAAAAGAACATATTCTTTCTGAAGAAGAAGAAGCTATTCTTTCAGGGTTATCTGAAGTATTGGGTGCACCAAGAAGTATTTTTGATAAAGTTCTTTATGGTGATTACGAATATCCTGTAATCAAGGACGCAGATGGAAATGATTTAGTATTATCACCAGGTGTGTATTATAATATTCTTGATACTTCAACAGATAGAGATTTAAGAGAGCGTGCCTACTTAGCTCGTTATGAAAGTTATGCTGACTATAACAATGCATTATCACAAATTTATATAACAGAAGTTAAGTCAAACGTCGCTACTGCAAAGATTAAGAAGTACGATTCTGCAATTGATGCAGCATTGTCAAGCGAGTTCGTTCCAAAATCAGTATACGATAACCTAGTTAGTGCAGTTAATGATAATTTAGAACCATTACATAAATACTATCAAATGAAAAAAGATGCTTTAGGTTATGAGGAATTACATGGTTACGACACATCCATTCCGTTAGTTAATGATTATAATATGGTATTACCTTATGATGATGGTGTTGAAATCATTGGTAAAGGCCTGGATCCTCTCGGTGAGCAATACGTAAAAGATTTTTACAATGGTATCAACTCTAGATGGGTAGACGTATACGAAGATGAGAATAAATATACAGGTGGTTACCAATGGGGAACATATGGTATGCATCCATTCATCTTGATGAACTATGATAATACATTAGATTCAACATTAACTTTAGCACATGAGATGGGTCATGCAATGAACACAAAGTATTCAAATGAAGCTCAAAATTATCTTAATGCAAATTATCCAATCTTTACTGCAGAGGTTGCATCTACAGTTAATGAATTCTTAGTAATGGATTATTTAATTAAGAATGCTAAAGATGATGATGAAAAATTATTCTTATTAAATAAACAAATTGAAAACATACGTGGATCTATTTATGTTCAAGTTATGTTCTCAGAATTTGAAAAGACTATTCATGAAATGGTTGAAGCTGGGGAACCAGTATCTTCTGATACATTAAACAGCTTATGGGTAGAGCTTTTAGGCAAGTATTTCGGTGATGCTTATACAGTTGATGAAGCAGCTCAAGTAGGTTGGTCAAGAATTCCTCACTTCTATATGAATTTCTATGTTTATAAGTATGCAACTTCTATGGCTGCAGCTTATAAGATTGTTAATGATATCGTAGCGGAAGAAGATGGCGCTGTAGATAATTACTTAGAATTCTTAGCAGCTGGTGGCTCTGATTATCCAATCGAAGTACTAAAAGCTACAGGAGTAGATATGAACTCATCTGAACCTGTTGATGCAGTATTAGTTTACTTTGGAGAATTAGTAGATGAAATGGATCTATTATTAAAAAAAGTAAGTGAAGAAGAAAAAGCTGAAACGAAAGCAGCTGTAGAGACAGCTGATACAACCACTTATGTAGTCCAAGGTGATGATGTATTATGGCAAATAGCAGAGCAATTCTCTACAACTTGGGAAGAAATTTCTCAGTTAAATAGCCTTGAAGATCCTAATATGATTTTCCCTGGCATGGCATTAGTAGTACCTGCGCGGTAA